Part of the Burkholderia sp. FERM BP-3421 genome, GTCGTCGTCGAGAAACAGCATGTGGCTGTAGTCGGTCTTGTAAAGAAAGAAGCTCGTAATGATGTTTCTCGCCCGGTCGACCAAGCTCTGATTGGTCAACGTCAGGAGTTCGACACGTATCCCGCGAGCGAGGCAGGCTTTCTGGAGCCCCCAGACGCTGCGGACATAGGACGTGGTGAAGAGCCCTCTATGCGAGGGCGTGGCGACGGCAAGCGAAAATGTGTCGGACATGAACGGTTCCTTGTTCTCCATGTGAGCGGGAGGCGCCGCCGTCGGCGCTGCGCGAACGGGCGCGCCGACGGATACCTCGTCCGCCGCGCGGCGGCGGATCGGGATCGCATGCTCCTGTGCCCGACAGCATACCGCTCATCGGAGCGATCGAGTTCGATGTGCTGACGATCCGCTTCTTTTCCTTACAATCGGAAAACCATGCCTGTCGGTACGCGCAGGCAAAGCGCGAAAACGCCGAAGCCGTCCGCGTCGCTTGGGTGGAAGCGCCACCGCGGGCTCCACCCGGACAGGGAGCCGCGCCGACCGCGGCGCGGGTTGCAGTCGCTCGCGCTCGCGTGTTGCTGGATCGGTTCTTCCGATTTCACCAGCCGGCCTGCGCCGCGCGTGACCGAAACCCGGTAGGTCCGCACTGCGCCGGCACCTCGGAGGCAGCACCGCTGCCGACAATCGAATGGGCGCGCGGATACGCGGCGACGGCTCAAAGCGGATTCGCGTTGCCTCTCCCGCTCCCGCCCGACGGCCGGCCACCGCCACCCGCGTCGCCCACGCTCCGCGCCGCCTCAGCGCGCCCCGCGATTGGTCAGCGCGCTCCGCGATTGGCCAGCGCGACCCCGGCGATGACGAGCGCCCCGCCCGCGAGCATCGACAGGCTCAGCGTCTCGCCGAGCAGCCCGACCGCGAGCAGCACGCCGAACACCGGCACGAGATTGGTGAAGACCGCCGCGCGCGCCGGCCCGAGCGCGCGAATGCCCTGGTAATACCAGACGAACCCGACCACCGTGCCGATCGCGCCGAGGTACAGGATCGCGACCGCCGCCTGCCAGCCGATGCCCGCGCCCTCGCCCGTCGCGGGCGTCAGCAGATGCGCGCCAACCAGCAGCGCGAGCCCCCACAGCGTGGCGTAGGTCGTCGCGGCCAGCGGCGAAAGCCCCTTGAGCGCGTGGCGGCCGATGATCGTATACGCGCTCCAGCTCGCGACCGCGCCGAGCATGTAGCACTCGCCCGCGCCGAAGGTGCCGCGCAAGTCGCTGAACAGCGCGAGCAGGTGCCCGCGACCGATCACGAGCAGCGCGCCCGACAACGCGATCCCGATGCCGATCCAGCGCGTCGCCGACATCCGCTCGCGCAGCAGGCCCGCCAACAGCAGCGCGGTGACGATCGGCGTCAGCGCGACGAACAGCGCGGTGCGGCCGGCCGGCATGCGGGCCAGCGCGGCGAAAAAGCACAGGTTGTAGGCGAAGATGCCGGTCAGCCCGAGCGCGAAGGTCGTCGCGACCTGGCGCGCATCGAGTCGCGGCAGCCCGCCCTCGTACCGCCACGCCAGCAACACCAGCAGCACGGCGGCGACGCCGAAGCGGCCCATCGCCGCCTGCGACGGCGACATCGCGCCGGCCAGCAGGCGGCCGGCGACGAAGGTCCCGCCCCAGAACAACGCGACCAGCGTCAGCTTCGCATAGATGGCGGCGCGCGCGGGCGCATCGGGTGCCGATGACGATGCCATCGCTTGATCGAGGGGAGACGGGGCGGTTCGGGTATGCATGAGATCGAGTCGAGAGGAACAATCAGCGCCAGCCCGGCCACGCGTCGAGCGCGCCGACGACGAGCGGCACGGCCGCCATCGCGGCGAGCGTCTGGAGCGCGGTGATGCCGGCCATCAGCGGCGCGTCGCCGCCGAGCTGGCGCGCCATCAGGTAGGACGCGGAGGACGTCGGCAGCGCCTGGAACAGCAGCGCGACCGTCAGCGCCGCGCCGCCCAGGCCGAGCGCATGCCCGACCAGCCATGCGGCAGCGGGCAGCGCGACGAACTTGCACGCCGAGGCGACCGCGACCGGCCCCGCCCAGGCGCGCAGCGCGCCGAAGCGCAGCGCGGCGCCGACGCACATCAGGCCCAGTGGCATCGACGCCGCGCCGAGCGCGCGCACGACCGGCGCGATCACGGGCGGAAAGCCGACGCCGGCCGTCTGCAGCGCGATGCCGAGCAGGCAGCCGAGCACGAGCGGATTCGCGAGCACATGACGCGCGAGCGCGCGGGCGTCGGGACGCAACGCGCCGTGGCAGGCGAACACCGCGACGCAGATCAGGTTCACGAGCGGCACGATGATCGCCACGCACACGGCGGCGAGCGCCCCGCCCTGCGCGCCGAACAGCGCGACCGCGACCGCCGCGCCGACGTAGTTGTTGAAGCGGATCGCCCCCTGGAACACCGACGTGAACGCGGCTCCGTCGACGCGGACGAGCGGACGCGCCAGCGCGAGCCCGCCCGCGACCAGCGCGGTGGAGCCGACCAGCGTGAGCGCGAGCGGCGCGACCGGCAGCGACGACAGACGCACGCTCGCGAGATGATCGGCGAACAGCGCGGGCAGCAGGAGGTAATAACAGAGCCGCTCGGCCTGCGACCAGAACGCGGCGGTGACGACACCGCCGCGCGCGAGCGCATGGCCCAGCGCGACCAGCAGCGCGACCGGCGCGAGCGCCAGCACGATGGCGGCGCTCATCGTCGCGCCCCGCTGCCGTGCGGCTCACGATGTGCCGCGATGGAAACCCGCCCTCGGTACGACATGGTGACGCTCGTTGAATGGACGACGTCGCCAAGTTAGCACGTTGAACCCACGGAAATAATGGTGAATTCTCGGGCGATCAATAAGAAATTCTCATGCCAGATTCGGCGACCTGGGCGGCGAAGGCCTGCGCGAAGCGCTGCGCGGGGCGCGACTGGTGTTCGAGCAGCACGACCGGGCGGCCCATCTGCGGCTGCCCGAACGGCAGCCGCGCGACGGGCGGCAGGCGCGCGAGCGTTGCGTCGGGCAGCGCGACGATCGCCGCGCCGAGGCCGTTCGCGACCATCCGGACGATCGTCTCCGCGCTGTCGAGCACCATCTCCTCGCGCACCCGCACGCCGAGCCGACGCAGTTCGGCGGCGATCATCCGGCCCGCCCATGCCTGCGCGTCGAAGCGGATGAACGGCAGCGCCTCGAGCAAGGCGCGCGCATCGCGCGTCGCGTATTGCAGCGGCGCGAGCAGCCAGAAGCGATC contains:
- a CDS encoding AEC family transporter → MSAAIVLALAPVALLVALGHALARGGVVTAAFWSQAERLCYYLLLPALFADHLASVRLSSLPVAPLALTLVGSTALVAGGLALARPLVRVDGAAFTSVFQGAIRFNNYVGAAVAVALFGAQGGALAAVCVAIIVPLVNLICVAVFACHGALRPDARALARHVLANPLVLGCLLGIALQTAGVGFPPVIAPVVRALGAASMPLGLMCVGAALRFGALRAWAGPVAVASACKFVALPAAAWLVGHALGLGGAALTVALLFQALPTSSASYLMARQLGGDAPLMAGITALQTLAAMAAVPLVVGALDAWPGWR
- a CDS encoding DMT family transporter → MASSSAPDAPARAAIYAKLTLVALFWGGTFVAGRLLAGAMSPSQAAMGRFGVAAVLLVLLAWRYEGGLPRLDARQVATTFALGLTGIFAYNLCFFAALARMPAGRTALFVALTPIVTALLLAGLLRERMSATRWIGIGIALSGALLVIGRGHLLALFSDLRGTFGAGECYMLGAVASWSAYTIIGRHALKGLSPLAATTYATLWGLALLVGAHLLTPATGEGAGIGWQAAVAILYLGAIGTVVGFVWYYQGIRALGPARAAVFTNLVPVFGVLLAVGLLGETLSLSMLAGGALVIAGVALANRGAR